A single Leptolyngbya sp. FACHB-261 DNA region contains:
- a CDS encoding glutamate-5-semialdehyde dehydrogenase, whose amino-acid sequence MTLSTPASRSLLETARSVRSAASDLSTLPIESRNQALDRIAQALEASADAILAANAADLKAATPLVESGEMSRALYGRLKLDPGKLAGMIAGVRDVTKLADPIGQVQIHRELDTGLVLKRLTVPLGVVGVIFEARPDAVTQIAALAIKSGNGLLLKGGKEAVRSCEAIVQVIHQALAESQVPAAAVQLLTTREEIQTLLSLDQYVDLIIPRGSNAFVRYIQNNTHIPVLGHAEGLCHLYIDAQANVQQAVEITVDAKVQYPAACNAIETLLVHRGIAPAFLAPAVAALQAQNVEVRGCEQSRALVPTLLPATEADWATEYSDLILAVKVVDSLDEAMEHINTYGSRHTEAIVTEDSTAAQTFLARIDAAGVFHNCSTRFADGFRYGFGAEVGISTQKLPPRGPVGLEGLVTYRYQLIGQGHTVAPYTGGTPRPFTHRDLPLE is encoded by the coding sequence ATGACGCTCTCAACCCCTGCCTCCCGTTCTCTACTGGAGACTGCTCGCTCGGTTCGGTCTGCCGCTTCCGATTTGAGCACGTTGCCTATAGAGAGCCGCAACCAGGCTTTAGACCGCATTGCCCAGGCACTAGAGGCATCAGCCGATGCGATTCTGGCGGCTAATGCTGCTGACCTCAAAGCCGCAACCCCTTTGGTGGAGAGCGGTGAGATGAGCCGGGCGCTCTACGGACGGTTGAAGCTGGATCCTGGCAAGCTAGCGGGGATGATTGCTGGGGTGCGAGATGTGACCAAGCTGGCGGACCCTATAGGGCAAGTGCAGATCCACCGCGAACTAGACACCGGACTGGTGCTCAAGCGGCTGACCGTGCCGCTAGGCGTGGTGGGCGTAATCTTTGAAGCCAGACCGGATGCCGTGACTCAGATTGCAGCGCTAGCAATTAAATCCGGCAATGGCCTGCTGCTCAAGGGCGGCAAAGAAGCAGTGCGCTCTTGCGAAGCGATTGTGCAAGTGATTCATCAGGCTCTGGCTGAGTCGCAGGTGCCGGCTGCCGCTGTGCAGTTATTAACCACCCGCGAAGAGATTCAAACCCTGCTGAGCCTGGATCAATATGTGGACTTGATTATTCCTCGCGGCTCCAATGCTTTTGTGCGTTACATCCAGAACAATACGCACATTCCGGTGCTGGGCCATGCTGAAGGTCTGTGCCATCTCTATATAGATGCGCAAGCCAATGTGCAGCAGGCGGTCGAAATTACCGTCGATGCCAAAGTGCAGTACCCGGCAGCCTGTAATGCCATCGAAACGTTGCTCGTGCATCGGGGCATTGCGCCTGCCTTCTTAGCGCCTGCGGTTGCAGCCTTGCAAGCCCAGAACGTAGAAGTGCGAGGTTGCGAACAAAGCCGTGCCCTGGTTCCTACGCTACTACCAGCAACTGAAGCAGACTGGGCAACTGAATACTCCGATTTGATTCTGGCGGTGAAGGTGGTGGATTCGCTAGACGAGGCGATGGAGCATATCAACACCTACGGCTCGCGCCACACCGAAGCGATTGTCACGGAAGACAGCACAGCAGCCCAAACGTTCCTGGCCCGAATCGATGCGGCGGGAGTATTCCACAATTGCTCGACCCGCTTTGCTGATGGTTTCCGTTATGGCTTTGGTGCTGAAGTCGGCATCAGCACCCAGAAATTGCCACCTCGCGGTCCGGTGGGCTTGGAAGGGCTGGTCACTTACCGCTACCAACTGATAGGACAGGGCCACACCGTTGCTCCCTATACTGGCGGCACTCCCCGCCCGTTCACTCACCGAGACCTACCCCTTGAATAA